One genomic window of Coffea eugenioides isolate CCC68of chromosome 1, Ceug_1.0, whole genome shotgun sequence includes the following:
- the LOC113773028 gene encoding probable E3 ubiquitin-protein ligase RHG1A: MHRQPVIFSNQTIDDPLHFNHLMMVQERYMQENRPHNLRSAWDDDDDHPEYYSIPQEDSEYGRENIPPSTEDEIQRENFLALDNHVEEEESDDDEPQPLSVLFMILPVGDEEELDNLDVEFIRISEMSFLEASERSDQHSNLKEETILEHLRTRKYRKTTDHSADEEGEICVVCQGEFEDGETIAELECGHEYHSDCIKNWLQRRNFCPMCKRTAIEQKSC; the protein is encoded by the coding sequence ATGCATCGTCAGCCAGTTATTTTTTCCAACCAAACAATCGATGACCCTCTCCACTTCAACCATCTGATGATGGTTCAAGAACGCTACATGCAAGAAAATCGTCCACACAACCTCCGATCAGCTtgggatgatgatgatgatcatcCAGAATACTACTCAATTCCTCAGGAGGATTCCGAATATGGGCGAGAAAACATTCCACCCTCCACAGAGGATGAGATTCAGAGGGAAAACTTTCTAGCCTTGGATAACCatgttgaagaagaagaatctgaCGATGATGAGCCACAGCCGCTATCGGTTCTCTTTATGATCTTGCCTGTTGGGGATGAGGAAGAGCTGGATAATTTGGATGTAGAGTTCATCAGGATTTCGGAGATGTCTTTCCTGGAAGCATCGGAAAGATCGGATCAACATAGCAATTTGAAAGAAGAAACCATCTTGGAGCATCTCAGAACAAGAAAATATCGAAAGACAACTGATCACAGTGCTGATGAAGAGGGTGAAATCTGCGTTGTATGCCAAGGGGAATTTGAAGATGGGGAGACAATAGCAGAGCTTGAATGCGGACATGAATACCATTCTGATTGCATCAAAAACTGGTTGCAGCGGAGGAACTTTTGTCCAATGTGCAAGCGCACAGCAATTGAACAAAAAAGCTGCTAA